The stretch of DNA ATTCCACAAGCATAAGTTTCTCATCAACCGAACCGCCGTACCAAACCTATATGCTGCAACTCGAGCTGCATTTGATACAGTGTTCATTTCGACTGGGCTCCATGTTGGGACCTATTAATTATAAATCAGAGGAATAAATCGTCTAAAAAAAGAATTTAATTGATAGTCTCAcaaatacataatatgaatTCAAACTAAGCGTCACCATCAGATCAGCTACAGCATTAGTCAGACGATCACGGAGCACAGCTACCAAGTCCCCAAGAGCCGAGCTGGAGTGATCTACATATCTCACGACCAAGTTCATAGCAGATACAGCATTGGTTGTTTCAAGGGTACTAAGCGTGTCCCAACAAGAACTTAATTGATGGTGCAGAATAGGGATTGCAAGTTTATCGACCAATACAGGAATAAGATTTGCATCAGAGTCAGCCTCAGAATCATCCCTTCCATTTCTATTTTCGTTTCCAGGTACACCATAAGCAAATAGCACGGAATGCCTGGAATACACCGAAATTACATAAACATGTGGGATagaaaaatatgaaatgttATCAACTCACATaattaggattcagcactaCCATCACTTGACTCTAAAGAGAACTCTTTGGGAAAACATAATCAATCCAAAAACCACTAATTATCAAGTATCATAATAGCATGGCAAACAATCTTTGTGATGTCAACGGACACCTTCAGAAGAGAGAAGGACTAGAAGAGATTTGTTAACATAAttacatattaattttttgagaTACTAAAAAGCGTTAGACAAGTAGCAGCTAGTGCAGATATAGGCAAAGTGGTTAGCCAAAATTGATAACCCATCAAATTAGGTGAAAATGAGCAAGATACCTCAATTTTCTGACTATTATACCTATGCGATTGTACAATGATTTTTCCATGCCAAAAAATTACATCAATGATTTTTCTATGCCAAAAAATTACATCAATTGTTTATGAAGGTACTTACCACGCCATATCAATAAAGTCTGCATCTTCATGTAGTGGATCCCACTTCAGAAGCTCCAGTCTCACATAGGGAGAGAATATAGATGGTATACTCAATGCCATATAAGCATCGAAATAGCTTGATGCATAAACTTTCTTCCATCTATCAAACCTTTCTACCACTATTGAAAATTGAGAATATTCCTCATCTGCATCACTAAAAATTTTATCCGCAACCTGAAGCAGTTGATTACGGGTTGACTCATATGCTGTACTCTCACTATCACTTTCATCAGTGCTCGATTCTCCTTCCATTTGTGAATAAAAATTATCGTTTTCGATGGACAACTTTCTTTTAGAGTCGGATTTGGCTCTTCGTCTTTGTCGAGCTTCAGCCCTTCTTGCCATATCCATTCGTTTTTTAAGATTCAAATCTCTACCAAGGTCATCCAGCTCTACTGGTGCATTTTTTAACGCTCTAGAATTAGAAGACGCGGCCACTGCAGCAGCTATTTTTGCCGAGTTGCTtcctcctttacggaattctgCGCGTACGGCAATTATAGCCTGTTCTATTTCAGGAATTTCGTCATCATTATCTGCTGCTCTTCTTTCTGCAATGGCCCTTGCCTGTTCTTCATGAAGTTTTTGCATTTGTTCTTCAAGTTCTTCGATGAAAGGAGCTTTATGCTACAAAACGGGGAAAAAAATTGATATCAATAAAGCCAACCTATCGGTCACCACGCAAGAAACAAGTAAGATAAAAAACGCCAACTTGCAACACCGGTAACCACAGCACAAGCATCACCCGATATTTGCAAATCATATGACAGAATGGAAGGTTGAGTAAAACAAAAGGTTTGAAAAGTATAAACACTTCATAAACCGACTTGTCCAGTAATTGACCACCAATAAGTTATCTTTTAGTAGAAGGGGAAAAAGTCAACTAACAAAATGTTAATGATAATTGTTTTAACCCACAAAGTGTTGCATATATAAAGTCATCAATATTTGCCCTATGTTCACACAGGATCAGGTAAACATTACTGCGAGGGAACAAAAATATAATTGCTTTTCCTTCACTCCTCCCACTCTGTCTCCAAAAATAGAAAAAagtaaaagaaaaggaaaatccGAGGAAGAACAATCTAGGTGAAGGCAGAAATCTTAGAAGTTACAAGGGAAAAAACTAACTGAAGTCAACTTAAATAAACCAAACATTCACTTATCCAGATATCAATTATTCAGTATGTACGGTGGTGATTTCAAGCTTACGGTCGATGCAACATAGTTTCCCAACTGTCAACTAAGCTGACTAAACCAAGGTATAACAATATGTCCACCCCATTGTTCTGAATTGTCTTTAACATTGATGGTTTTATATTCTATGTCACAATATTTTCTTCCAATGCAATCATTTTGCAGCAGTTTTCTCTTAGATATTTATCATGTCATCATGGATTTCTACTTCATCCACAACTCATGCAGTGGAAAAGGAGAACAAATTCAGAGTAGGTAAGATACAGTACCCTCGAActaagaaagaaaaataaaaaaaccaaCGTGAGTAGCGATATATCCCCCCATACTAAATTTTGTCATGATTGAGAATTTAATGGGTATGTCATTGTAATGTGTAATGAAGCCAAACCTCATACTTCACAATATATCAAACAAGAACAACATTGACACAAAATCTTAGAAGGCGCGTGCGTCAGtcgataaaatattataaaaaaacaaaatccatgattaaaataattcataccTGCAAAAACTCACATAAAACAGAAACAAAGTCACGAAGCTTTTGCATAAAGAGGAACTTCTCACCGGCAGCAGAGAAAGAATCCTCCAGACTAGTGACATTAAGCAATGAGGAAGACAGATTTTCTTCATTATTTGCCAATGACACCATAGTTCGACCATGAGATACCTGAAAATAGAAGATGTGATACCTTGAATTGTATTGTTAAAAGCTCATAtaatcaaacaattaaaatggcAAATATTATATAACacgtaataaaaaaaaaacctccATGTGTGATATATCTTCATATCGAAAACAGAAAAGCAAAGAAACTCATACAATCAGAAAGATATACCTTAACCCTACTCAAGTTCTCGTTCAAAGCTTTCTTGGTGAGGTCAGCCTGAATAGATATAGACATTACATCCGGACCAAATAATCCTCCAACTGCTCCTCCAATACTACTATAACTACTACCGCCCAAATTTTGCACTGCAGGGTGTACGATACCCGAGTATCCAAAACTTTGTTGCGAATCAACAGCACTATGATGAACACTACCCACACCACTAGCACTAGCGCCCACTCCTTGATTCACAACATGGTCATCTAGCCTCTTTCCCAACCCTTTCCTTACCTGTTCTTCCTCCCACATCTTgtcctcctcatcctcctcATCACTAATCCTTTCAACGACCCTATATTTTGGCATCGCCCTATCTTCAAAGTCTTCAAACACGCCTTTCTTATCACCACCAACTTTCTCCCCAAAGAACCCAATCCTCCCCTTAAATTCTGGCTCCTCATCACTCAAACCATCGGCTGCACCGTGATTACTCCCTCCATCCAATGCTATATAATCTGGCGCTGCGGCCTTAGCTTTCCTCAGCCTCTCCCTTTTTGCCCTAATTGCCTCTATCGTGGCTTGATCAGGAATCACTTCATCATCGTTCCGCAAACCTTTCCCCAACCCGAGTTTTCCCAGCCGAGCCAAATCCGATTCATCATCTCTCTCCACGGTTAAAATTCCACTCTTGTTTTTCAAAATCACTTCATCATCTTCAAAATCTTGGATTTTTCCAGCACTCTCCGAATCGAAGTCGTTTGCAATAATGGGTTTCACCAAACCTTTCAGAACGATCAAAGGTTCGTGTCTGGGCTTATTACGGGCAGGAGCGGCGAGGGTTTTAGTATTCTTCTGGAGCTCCAAAAGGGCTTCTTTTGTATAACTTCCGGGTTGTGGCTGGACATTAGAGGGGAGAGAAGATGATGGGGGGTGAGGGGTACTTCGGTCTTTAGAGGAGGTAAGCTTATGAGCTGATTTGCCAGAAAAGCGCGAGGAGGAAGAGGCAGGTTTGGAAGAGGAACGAGAGAATGGAGATTCCGAAGATTCTTCGTCCTCGGCGAAGGTGAGGAGGCTCTTAGCGGTTGGTGTCGATGTTTTCTTGGGTTTACTCGACGCCGAATGTGGCCTCCTGGTGGAAGAATCGCCCTTAATTTTGGCGGTGACAGAGGTAGAAAGGGTGGCTGAGTCGTCTTCTTCATCGTCATCTCCGCCACGGCGGCGGAAGTTGCGGGATTTGGCGCTGCTCATGGCAGCAGAGATGTCGGAAGAATGGCCTCGCCGGTCTTGAATAGGTCTGCGGGGTCGGGGAGAGAACCGAATGGATATTTCAGTATTTGGATCGCTTCGAATTGGTGACGGTCGGTTATCCGGTCGGGTTTGGTTGTTGTGAGGCTATTCACATGAAATTGAATCCGATggttattaaaaaattaaataaacacgcTGGTGTTAACATGTGGGTCTCGTGTGACGTGAGACAGGTCAATCGTACTCATattcttaataaaaattaatatgcctagcataaaaaatgatattttttcatgCATGACTTAACTAAGAAATctctctcacaaatacgacttgtgagaccgtctcatacaaatttttgcctataaACATTAGGGTATTCATTTAATGGTCGTaaattttggattatttgtgtTTGGTTTAATAATTGTCTTAGTTAGAATAACAATAAAACGTAGTGTTTGTCATGTtatacattttaaaatattgaaagtGTATAGTTATCattggtttttaattttgataaatCAACAATTTTACAATTTTGTCCGGTttaaaaggttttttttttgtcgtctcaattttgatttttggtaattcgtttttttttttgtttttttaaattaaaactgCAAAACCGAACCCACCATTTCACATGtaatacaaaatattaaatatttaaaaatttatatataatattttaaaatatttaaaagggTAATATTAATACATGCAAAAGTCCCTGAACATTTACgcaaaatattaaatgaatgtTTTCAATCATTTTATGATATTTAGTTATGCTACTCAATAATTGTTTTAAATGGttagtttatttaattataaaatctttgaatttttggaattttagaTGGATTTTCAAACGATTACcagttattttttaataaaacattggagttaatttatgatttaatttattaattactcAAGCGTATAAACTAAATTATAATAGAAGAAAACCAAATCCGAGCAAAATAAAATGCTTTGGTTTTCCAATTAGACATTCGAAAAGCACAAAACAGAAGAACCGGACTGAAATTTAggaaaatcgaaccgaaccgACTATTGCACAGCCGCCCACAGGGCCGATCCTAACAATATTTGGGCCTGAGTCTAACTTTTAAAAAGTGGCTTTCGAATCATAATGtgtgttcatattttttttcgttccatagcaatttttcaaattaaatcaatacgtcaaagacaatataaaaaactaaaggaataaaaatatcaaacatgtccaaaaTGATCACAAGAAAACAACTCGCCTAACAGTTTTAGAGCTAAAAATACTTATCAAGTCTGTATAATCCAGTTGTTCAGTAATTTCTTTCTCAATCGATAACATAGCCAATCCATTCCATCTTTCTCGTGACATGATTGATCggagaaaagttttgatgagcTTTATCTTTGAGAAACTTCGCTTTACACATGCTACTGTGACCAGGACAGTCAACAAGATTTTATAAGCAATATGAGCATTTGAAAGCCGGATAAGCATTACATCCACCAAAATTTCAGTCAAAAAGCGTAGATTATAGATACCACATAAAGCTCCGAAGAAAGTAAaaaaactacaataaaaaattagaagccccaacaaagcaaatacaagaaaatagacTTACAGCTCCTCACGGGTCTTCCAATCAAACCTAGAGACGACGCAATGACTGGAATCGATTAAGGCTTGTCTGTAGATGAATATTGAGGAAGATTGATGAATAAATCGATGACATGCTAAGCaagtttcatttaataaatacttggtTTTGGACTATCTAAtaactaatattatatataataatttttttaaaaaatttttggGCCCCAAAAAAGAGATGAGCCTGAGTCATTGGACTCATTTGCCTCTTAATAGGCACGGCCCTGGCCGCCCACGACTGACCTTGGCCATCCTCGTATTGGCAGATTTCGGGGGAGGAGAACGGGATCGAGAAAATGTAGAACTCAGATTTTGAAGAATGTTTAGATTACAATTTACAAATGCTTTCTTATATATAAAAAAGCAGCTTAATATGATGAGTTTATTGGGTTACATGcatttaaaacttttatttcTCGATTTTGCTGGTTCATTTGCTACGTAAAAATTGAGCATTTATGATTCTCGTGACTTTTCTTTGGCCATTTCATCCAAATTTCTCCCAACTGTATTTAGTTAGTTTCTTGCATGATTAATATATGTAGATTTTTATAGGATTATTACAAGTGGGATCCCCCCCACTCTATAGCGTTTTGTCCAAAACATGCTCAATGTGACGGAGCATATAGGGGAAAATGCATGAACCTGATCTCTTACAGGTAATCGAGGCTAGCTGTTTTTCAAACTCAAACAGGAAAATAAAGAGACTAATGGACCTACTTAGTTATATGATCTGTAGATCGTGCAGTTTAGAATGCtcattcaaaataatgcttCTTTACTGTTGGCATGATACATGAAAAAACTAGGAGATCATAATGGATCGATACAGACAATCTTCTCTCTTgagctagtttttttttttttattgagttaagctcaaatttcaatcttaacattTTATCGTTGTTGTTGAAGTCAAGGTTTTTAATAGTtcaagtttgttttctttagtTCTCTGTTTAATGTTAGTTTGTTTATTTTACCAAGTCCATGTTTACCAAGTCTTTTTGGAAGTCTGGTAGTGAACGTTCCTTTTTTGTAGGAGTTATTTGTTGTTTGTTATTATCCATTTTCAGCTCTATATAATGAGCACAAGGttgtaaacatttcttaagtaAGAAATAAATCTCACTTCATCTTCCCTATTCATTCCTCTGTTTCCTGTTTGTTAATAAAgtaacagtggtatcagagccacacAAGTGGAGTGGAATAATAGAAATAGCAAATGGCATCAGACACAACATTTGTTCAACCGGCTATTCCACGGTTTGATGGTCATTATGATCATTGGAGCATGTTAATGGAGAACTTCTTGAGGTCCAAAGAATATTGGCATGTTGTGGATTCTGGTGTATCAGAACCAGCTGCTGATGTTATGCTTTCAGAAGCGCAAAGGACGGAGTTAGAAGCGCTGAAGCTGAAGGACTTGAAGGCAAAGAATTATCTTTTCCAAGCCATTGATCGGTCCATCTTGGAAACTATTCTTAGCAAAGAAACTTCCAAGCAAATTTGGGATTCGATGAAAAGAAAATATCAAGGATCAAATAAAGCAAGAAGGCAACTGCTTCAAACACTTCGCACGGAGTTCGAAACACTTCGCATGAAGTCTGGAGAGTCAATTTCTGATTTTTTCTCAAGAACAATGGCCATTGTCAACAAGATGCGTGTCCATGGAGAAAAGATAGAAGATGTAGCAGTCATCGAGAAGATTCTTCGATCGATGACACCGAAATTTAATTATGTTGTTTGTTCAATTGAGGAGTCAAAAGATCTCGATGTCCTTTCCATTGATGAATTGCAAGGCTCACTGTTGGTTCATGAACAAAAAATGGCTCAGCAAGAAAAAGAAGAGCAAGTTTTACAAGCTACAACAAACAAACATCCTttaaattttcataaatatgaTCGAGGAAGAGGCAGAGGAAGAAGCAATAATGATCGCAGAAACTCACAACAAGGAGCTAAAGATAATTATGCTCATGATTCACAAGGAAGAGGAAGAGGAAGAGGACGTGGTGGTCACCAATCAACCACCTATAGATCAAAAACGGTAGACAAATCCAATGTAGAGTGTTACAGATGTCATGAGTTTGGGCATTACAAATCAGAATGCACAACCAATTTATCCAAAGGACATGAAAATTCTCACTTTGCAGAAAAGGATGATGAAGTGTCCTTGTTGATGGTTTGTCAAGCCAAGGAAGAAACTCACAGTAACATGTGGTATTTGGATACAGGTTGCAGCAACCATATGTGTGGAGACAAGTCTGCATTTTCGGAGTTGAATGAAACATTTAGAGATAGTGTGAAGTTCGGTGACGATTCCAAAGTTTCTGTAATGGGAATAGGAAAGGTAACAATCCAAACAAAAAATAACACTACTCACACTATATCTAATGTTCTTCTTGTTCCAGATTTGAAAACAAACTTGCTTAGTGTTGGCCAGCTTCAAGAAAAAGGATTTGAAATTTCTATTAGAGACGGTATCTGCAGAATTGAAGATGGGAAGTTGGGCTTAATTGCTCAAGTAAAAATGACAGCAAATCGAATGTTTCCTTTGTATCTTCACAATACAACTAATTCATGTTTTTCAGCAAGATTGAAGGATGAAACTTGGCTGTGGCATTTTCGCTATGGACATCTAAATTTTGGTGGTCTCAAGACACTTCAACAAAGAAATATGGTGTCAGGTCTTcctaaaattgaaatttcatCTCAGATTTGCGAAGAATGTGTTGTTAGCAAACAACATCGTATTCCATTTCCACATGGGAAATCTTGTAGAGCAAAGAAGCCTTTGGAGTTGATTCACTCCGACATTTGTGGGCCGATAAATCCATCGTCAAATGGAGGTAAAAGATATCTTATTACTTTCATTGATGACTTTACAAGAAAAATATGGGTATATTTTTTGCAAGAAAAATCCGAAGCTTTTTCAGCATTCAAAAATTATAAAGTGTTCGTTGAGAAAGAAGTTGGCAGCCCAATTAAAGTTCTTCGCACAGATCAAGGTGGAGAATACAACTCACAAGAATTTGCAAATTTTTGTGAAATGCATGGCATCAAGAGACAAGTTACAGCAGCTTatactcctcaacaaaatggtgttTGTGAAAGAAAAAATCGCACAATTCTGAATATGGTGCGAAGTCTTTTGACTAAGAGTGGTGTTCCAAAAAATTTCTGGCCTGAGGCAGTCAACTGGAGCAGTCACATTTTGAATAGAAGTCCTACACTTGCTGTTAAAAATATGACACCTGAAGAAGCTTGGAATGGACGCAAACCTGATGTAAAtcacttcaaaatatttggatgcATAGCATATGCTCATATTCCAGATCAGAAGAGGAAAAAGCTTGATGATAAAGGAGAAAAATGCATTTTTCTTGGCATTAGTGATCAGTCAAAAGCATACAGGTTATATAATCCAAtcacaaaaaaaattgttattaGTCGTGATGTCATTTTTGATGAAGACAGATTCTGGACATGGCAAGACAATCAAGTGGGACAAAAACTTCTAAGTGAGTTTGATGAACAGGAGGAACAACAATCAGCAGATTTGACTCCATCCACCCCACAAAGTCAACCGGATGAAACTAATGGCATATTATCAAGTGAACAAACTGATACAGCTAGTAGTTCACGGTCTCAACGCATTAGAAGAAGGCCTGCATGGATGGAGGATTATGAAGTACAAGGAATTAGCAATAATGAGGATCCACTCACTCATTTTGCTTTATTTTCAGATTGTGATCCAGTAATTTTTGAAGATGCAGTTAAAGAATCAAAATGGAGAAATGCAATGGATGCTGAAATTGCAGCCATAGAGAAAAATAACACTTGGGAGTTAATGGAGCTTCCAAAAGGGCAAAAGACCATTGGCGTAAAATGGGTGTATAAGACGAAGCTAAAAGAGAATGGCGAAGTTGACAAGTTTAAAGCACGTCTAGTAGCGAAGGGCTACAAGCAAGAATATGGTGTCGATTATAAAGAAGTTTTTGCTCCTGTTGCAAGGCATGATACAATCAGGTTGATGATCGCATTAGCTGCACAAAATTCATGGCCTTTATTTCAATTGGATGTGAAATCGGCTTTCTTGAATGGAGAGTTGAAAGAAGAGGTATTTATTGATCAACCCCTTGGTTATATTAAAACTGAAAATGAACACAAAGTGTATAAATTGAAAAAAGCTTTATATGGATTAAAACAAGCTCCAAGGGCTTGGTATAGTCGAATTGAAGCTTATTTTTTGAGAGAAGGTTTTCGAAAATGTCCATATGAGCATacactttttattaaaattaggaATGGGGGTAGGATACTTGTTGTGTGTTTATATGTTGACGATCTTATCTTCACTGGAAATGATAGCAACATGTTTGCCAAATTCAAAGAGTCTATGATGGATGAATTTGATATGTCCGATCTCGGAAAATTGCACTACTTTCTTGGCTTTGAAGTAGTACAATCTGTTGATGGGATTTTTGTTTCTCAAAAGAAATACATCCAAGAAATTCTAGACAGGTTTCGAATGAAGTATTGTAATGCAGCAAGCACACCAACAGAGTTTGGTCTAAAGTTAACTAGAGATTATGAAGGAAAAAGAGTTGACAGCACAATCTACAGGCAAATTGTGGGGAGTTTAATGTACTTAACAGCAACAAGGCCAGACATTATGTATTCTGTAAGTCTCATTAGTAGATATATGGAAAGTCCAACAGAAATGCATCTTCTAGCTGCCAAGAGGATCTTAAGATACTTGCAAGGTACTTCTGAATTTGGGTTGTTCTACAAGACAGGAGAAAAATCAGATCTGCTTGCTTTTGCTGATAGTGATTATGCTGGAGATTTGAATGATAGGAAGAGCACCTCGGGATATGCTTTCATGCTAGGATCAGGAGCTGTTTCTTGGTCTTCAAAGAAACAGCCAATCGTCACTTTATC from Primulina eburnea isolate SZY01 chromosome 6, ASM2296580v1, whole genome shotgun sequence encodes:
- the LOC140834238 gene encoding transcriptional repressor ILP1-like is translated as MSSAKSRNFRRRGGDDDEEDDSATLSTSVTAKIKGDSSTRRPHSASSKPKKTSTPTAKSLLTFAEDEESSESPFSRSSSKPASSSSRFSGKSAHKLTSSKDRSTPHPPSSSLPSNVQPQPGSYTKEALLELQKNTKTLAAPARNKPRHEPLIVLKGLVKPIIANDFDSESAGKIQDFEDDEVILKNKSGILTVERDDESDLARLGKLGLGKGLRNDDEVIPDQATIEAIRAKRERLRKAKAAAPDYIALDGGSNHGAADGLSDEEPEFKGRIGFFGEKVGGDKKGVFEDFEDRAMPKYRVVERISDEEDEEDKMWEEEQVRKGLGKRLDDHVVNQGVGASASGVGSVHHSAVDSQQSFGYSGIVHPAVQNLGGSSYSSIGGAVGGLFGPDVMSISIQADLTKKALNENLSRVKVSHGRTMVSLANNEENLSSSLLNVTSLEDSFSAAGEKFLFMQKLRDFVSVLCEFLQHKAPFIEELEEQMQKLHEEQARAIAERRAADNDDEIPEIEQAIIAVRAEFRKGGSNSAKIAAAVAASSNSRALKNAPVELDDLGRDLNLKKRMDMARRAEARQRRRAKSDSKRKLSIENDNFYSQMEGESSTDESDSESTAYESTRNQLLQVADKIFSDADEEYSQFSIVVERFDRWKKVYASSYFDAYMALSIPSIFSPYVRLELLKWDPLHEDADFIDMAWHSVLFAYGVPGNENRNGRDDSEADSDANLIPVLVDKLAIPILHHQLSSCWDTLSTLETTNAVSAMNLVVRYVDHSSSALGDLVAVLRDRLTNAVADLMVPTWSPVEMNTVSNAARVAAYRFGTAVRLMRNLCLWNKILSMHVLEKIALDELLCGKILPHLHVIHSNIHDAIFRTERVIASMNGVWTGPSVAGDRSRKLQALVDYLLLIGKTLEKKFVSGNMETETGKLVRRLRKMLVELNEYDHARALSRTFNLKEAL